Proteins encoded together in one Sceloporus undulatus isolate JIND9_A2432 ecotype Alabama chromosome 4, SceUnd_v1.1, whole genome shotgun sequence window:
- the PIGC gene encoding phosphatidylinositol N-acetylglucosaminyltransferase subunit C: MLCLQLERTTRQRWQKVLYKRQPFPDNYVDQSFLEKLRKNIHARKYQYWAVVFESGVVIQQLCSVCVFVVIWWYMDVGLLAPQWLFGAGLISSLIGYVCFDAVDSGIGRSQSGRTRWADLKNAVVFVAFTYGFSPVLKTLTESISTDTIYAMSVLMLLGHLIFFDYGANAAIVSSTLSLNMAIFASVCLASRLPRSLHAFVMVTFAIQIFALWPMLQKKLKAQTPHCYVVVTLLFAMSALVGLLTISSVGTVLFALLLVSVSCLCPYCLIRLQLFKDNIHGPWDEAEIKEDLSKFLM, from the coding sequence ATGTTGTGTCTCCAGCTGGAACGGACCACACGACAGCGCTGGCAGAAAGTGTTATACAAGAGGCAGCCTTTTCCTGATAACTATGTGGACCAAAGCTTTTTAGAGAAGTTACGTAAAAATATCCATGCACGTAAATACCAGTACTGGGCCGTGGTATTCGAATCTGGAGTGGTGATACAACAGCTGTGCAGTGTCTGTGTCTTTGTTGTCATCTGGTGGTACATGGATGTGGGACTGCTGGCTCCTCAATGGTTATTTGGGGCTGGGTTGATCTCTTCGCTAATTGGTTATGTCTGCTTTGATGCAGTTGACTCAGGAATAGGGAGAAGTCAGAGTGGCCGGACAAGGTGGGCTGATCTGAAGAATGCTGTGGTATTTGTGGCTTTCAcctatggcttctctccagtatTGAAGACTTTAACAGAATCCATCAGCACAGACACAATTTATGCTATGTCTGTCCTCATGCTGTTAGGACACTTGATCTTCTTCGACTATGGAGCCAATGCTGCCATTGTGTCCAGTACACTCTCTCTCAACATGGCCATCTTTGCCTCAGTGTGTTTGGCCTCACGGTTGCCTCGTTCCTTACATGCCTTTGTCATGGTGACATTTGCTATCCAGATATTTGCCCTGTGGCCTATGCTACAAAAGAAGCTCAAAGCCCAGACTCCCCACTGCTATGTGGTAGTTACCTTGCTTTTTGCTATGTCTGCCTTGGTGGGTCTGCTGACCATTTCCAGTGTTGGTACTGTTCTTTTTGCCCTCCTCTTGGTCTCAGTCTCATGTCTGTGTCCTTATTGCCTCATTAGGCTGCAGCTGTTTAAAGATAACATTCATGGGCCTTGGGATGAAGCTGAAATCAAGGAAGATCTGTCCAAATTCCTTATGTAG